The Noviherbaspirillum saxi genome includes a window with the following:
- the trpC gene encoding indole-3-glycerol phosphate synthase TrpC produces MSDILNKILDVKADEVAAAKKYRDLASLRREVENDTEARQTLRGFEASLRAKVAAGHPAIIAEVKKASPSKGVLRANFRPAEIAASYADHGAACLSVLTDVQFFQGAPEYLKQARAACAIPVLRKDFMIDLYQVYEARSWGADCILLIVSALDHGLMAELEACAHELGMSVLVEVHDGDELDAALRLKTRLVGINNRNLRTFETSLQTTLKLLPRIPPEKLVVTESGILKPDDVKLMRDADVHTFLVGEAFMRAENPGVELQRLFF; encoded by the coding sequence ATGTCCGATATCCTCAATAAAATCCTAGACGTCAAAGCGGATGAAGTCGCCGCCGCGAAGAAATACCGCGACTTGGCCAGTCTGCGGCGCGAGGTGGAAAACGATACCGAAGCAAGGCAAACCCTGCGCGGATTCGAAGCCAGTCTACGTGCGAAAGTCGCTGCAGGACATCCAGCCATCATCGCAGAAGTAAAGAAGGCTTCGCCTTCCAAAGGCGTCTTGCGCGCCAATTTTCGTCCAGCTGAAATTGCAGCAAGCTATGCCGACCATGGCGCCGCTTGTCTGTCCGTATTGACCGATGTGCAGTTCTTCCAGGGCGCGCCGGAGTATCTGAAACAGGCACGCGCCGCCTGCGCCATTCCGGTGCTGCGCAAGGATTTCATGATCGATCTGTACCAGGTGTATGAAGCACGCTCCTGGGGCGCGGACTGCATCTTGCTGATCGTTTCCGCGCTCGACCATGGGTTGATGGCGGAACTGGAAGCCTGTGCGCATGAACTCGGCATGAGCGTACTGGTTGAAGTGCATGACGGCGATGAATTGGATGCCGCGCTGCGCCTGAAAACCAGGCTGGTCGGTATTAACAACCGCAACCTGCGCACCTTCGAAACGTCTCTGCAGACGACCCTCAAGCTTCTACCGCGCATTCCGCCCGAAAAACTGGTCGTGACCGAATCCGGCATCCTCAAGCCGGACGATGTGAAACTGATGCGCGACGCCGACGTTCATACCTTCCTGGTCGGTGAGGCATTCATGCGCGCTGAAAATCCGGGCGTGGAATTGCAACGCCTGTTTTTCTGA
- the apaG gene encoding Co2+/Mg2+ efflux protein ApaG — MAAYEFTVSVRTQYLAEQSDPDRSNYVFAYTITIKNTGELPAQLISRHWIIVDGNNRVEEVKGLGVVGHQPLLAPGAQFEYTSGTALATPQGSMKGTYFCVAEDGEKFETAIPEFILSLPRTLH, encoded by the coding sequence ATGGCCGCCTATGAATTTACCGTGTCCGTACGCACGCAATATCTTGCCGAGCAATCCGATCCTGATCGCTCGAATTATGTCTTTGCCTATACGATCACGATCAAGAATACCGGTGAGCTACCTGCGCAGCTGATCTCGCGGCATTGGATCATTGTCGATGGCAACAACCGGGTCGAGGAAGTGAAGGGGCTTGGCGTCGTCGGTCACCAACCACTGCTCGCACCCGGTGCGCAGTTTGAATACACCAGCGGCACAGCGCTCGCTACGCCACAGGGATCCATGAAAGGTACGTATTTCTGTGTTGCAGAAGATGGCGAAAAATTTGAAACGGCCATCCCTGAATTCATCTTGTCATTGCCACGCACGCTGCACTAA
- a CDS encoding acyloxyacyl hydrolase, with protein MIKNKNVVKALVLAAGFWGMQSATHAVDSASLEIGSGNKTQLARVGLQWKWDSKWWQSNGTHIGGHWDLTLSQWRADRFHNIPGNSQNLIDIGFTPVFRLQNDNLKGWYLEGGIGAHYLSKVYDNNDRQFSTKFQFGDHLGVGYVFLNNLDVGLKIQHFSNGSFKQPNDGTNFAVLRASYAF; from the coding sequence TTGATAAAGAATAAAAACGTCGTTAAAGCACTCGTTTTAGCAGCAGGCTTTTGGGGAATGCAATCAGCTACACATGCCGTCGACAGCGCTTCATTGGAAATTGGATCGGGTAATAAAACGCAACTGGCGCGCGTAGGCCTTCAATGGAAATGGGATAGCAAGTGGTGGCAATCGAACGGTACGCACATTGGCGGACATTGGGATTTGACGCTGTCGCAATGGCGCGCTGATAGATTTCACAATATTCCGGGAAACTCGCAGAACCTTATTGATATCGGATTTACTCCGGTTTTTCGCCTGCAGAACGACAACCTCAAAGGATGGTATCTGGAAGGTGGTATCGGTGCTCATTATCTCAGCAAAGTTTATGACAATAACGATCGTCAGTTTTCAACGAAATTTCAATTCGGCGATCACCTCGGGGTGGGATATGTATTTTTGAATAACTTGGACGTCGGCCTGAAAATACAGCACTTTTCAAACGGTAGTTTTAAACAGCCGAATGACGGTACAAATTTTGCGGTGCTTCGCGCCAGTTACGCATTCTGA
- a CDS encoding SMP-30/gluconolactonase/LRE family protein, giving the protein MSTNEIRPVLDTPMLLGETPLWHPEESALFWIDIAGKSVHRFRPADGTHQHWNLPAEPGCIAYIEVGKLLVAMRSGLAELDTTTGTLIHLSDPPYDPSKVRFNDGRCDARGRLWAGTLFDSRERPGGSLFCVEQGNVRDIGKPVTVSNGVAFSCDGRTLYHTDTTAHRIMAYEFNVETGEVGGARLFKQFSADKGAQYGGRPDGAAVDSENAYWCAMYEGGRVLRISPDGEILREITLPVRCPTMVAFGGEDMKSLYITTVRHNRSADELVRHPLSGHVLTMHVDVPGRLEFAYRL; this is encoded by the coding sequence ATGTCGACGAATGAAATACGTCCCGTGCTGGATACCCCGATGTTGCTGGGAGAAACACCTCTCTGGCATCCCGAGGAGTCGGCGTTGTTCTGGATCGATATTGCAGGGAAATCGGTACACCGTTTTCGTCCTGCAGATGGCACACATCAACACTGGAACCTGCCGGCAGAGCCTGGCTGCATTGCCTATATCGAAGTTGGGAAACTACTGGTGGCCATGCGGTCGGGTCTCGCGGAATTGGATACCACGACCGGTACGTTGATACATCTTTCGGATCCGCCTTACGACCCGTCGAAAGTGCGCTTCAACGACGGCCGCTGCGATGCGCGTGGTCGATTGTGGGCGGGGACGCTCTTCGATTCGCGTGAACGCCCAGGTGGCAGCTTGTTCTGCGTTGAGCAGGGAAACGTGCGTGATATTGGCAAGCCGGTTACCGTATCGAACGGCGTCGCATTTAGTTGCGATGGCCGTACGCTTTACCATACGGATACGACCGCTCACCGGATCATGGCATATGAGTTCAACGTGGAGACAGGGGAAGTTGGCGGCGCACGGCTGTTCAAGCAATTTTCGGCGGACAAAGGAGCGCAATATGGTGGCCGGCCGGACGGTGCCGCTGTGGATAGCGAAAATGCCTATTGGTGCGCAATGTATGAAGGCGGACGTGTATTACGCATTTCGCCCGACGGAGAAATACTTCGAGAAATAACCTTGCCGGTACGCTGTCCCACGATGGTAGCGTTCGGCGGTGAGGACATGAAGTCCTTGTACATTACGACGGTGCGGCATAACCGTTCGGCCGATGAACTCGTGCGCCATCCTTTATCCGGGCATGTTTTGACGATGCATGTAGACGTTCCCGGTCGGCTTGAATTTGCTTACCGGCTTTAA
- the trpD gene encoding anthranilate phosphoribosyltransferase, which produces MPITPQEALLRCIEHREIFHDEMLSLFRKIMGGEMSPVMIAALTMGLRVKKETIGEIAAAAQVMREFATKVPTRNTENLLDIVGTGGDGAHTFNISTASMFVAAAAGARVAKHGGRSVSSSSGSADVLEALGANINLKPEQVAQCIEETGIGFMFAPNHHAAMKHAAPVRKELGVRTIFNILGPLTNPAGAPNILMGVFHPDLVGIQVRVLQRLGAQHALVVWGRDNMDEVSLGAGTMVGELVNGEIREYEIHPEDFGLQMVASRNLKVSGADESKQKILEALDNTPGPVRDIVVLNAGTALYAAGIVPAIGDGLMKAREVLASGAARSKLQQFIQVTQQLGAA; this is translated from the coding sequence ATGCCGATCACCCCGCAAGAAGCGCTATTACGCTGCATTGAGCATCGCGAAATATTCCATGATGAAATGCTGTCGCTATTCCGCAAGATCATGGGTGGCGAAATGTCGCCCGTGATGATTGCGGCGCTGACCATGGGATTGCGCGTCAAGAAGGAAACAATCGGTGAAATCGCCGCGGCGGCCCAGGTCATGCGTGAATTCGCCACCAAGGTCCCAACCAGGAATACCGAAAACCTGCTGGACATCGTCGGCACCGGTGGCGACGGTGCACATACCTTCAATATTTCCACTGCATCGATGTTTGTCGCTGCTGCTGCGGGCGCACGTGTTGCCAAACATGGCGGCCGCAGCGTGTCGTCCTCATCCGGCAGCGCGGACGTACTGGAAGCTTTGGGCGCCAACATCAATCTGAAACCCGAGCAGGTTGCGCAATGCATCGAGGAAACCGGCATCGGCTTCATGTTCGCGCCCAACCACCATGCGGCGATGAAGCATGCAGCACCGGTACGCAAGGAACTCGGCGTACGCACGATTTTTAATATTCTTGGACCGCTGACCAACCCGGCCGGCGCGCCCAATATCCTGATGGGCGTGTTCCATCCGGATCTGGTTGGCATCCAGGTGCGCGTGCTGCAGCGGCTGGGCGCACAGCATGCGCTAGTGGTCTGGGGTCGTGACAATATGGATGAAGTTTCGCTCGGTGCCGGCACGATGGTCGGCGAACTGGTCAATGGCGAAATTCGCGAATACGAAATCCATCCGGAAGACTTTGGCCTGCAGATGGTGGCAAGCCGCAACCTGAAAGTCTCGGGTGCGGACGAGTCCAAGCAAAAAATTCTCGAAGCGCTCGACAATACACCGGGCCCGGTACGCGACATTGTGGTGCTGAATGCGGGTACGGCGCTGTATGCTGCCGGCATCGTACCGGCGATCGGCGACGGCTTGATGAAAGCGCGCGAAGTCTTGGCGTCCGGCGCTGCCCGCAGCAAGCTGCAGCAATTCATTCAGGTTACGCAACAGCTCGGCGCGGCGTAA
- the trpE gene encoding anthranilate synthase component I has protein sequence MTELEFKSLATQGYNRIPLIAEAFADLETPLTLYLKLAQPQNAGRNTFLLESVVGGERFGRYSFIGLPASTLMRSYGTRTEVVKDGKVIETHEGNPLEFITEFQARYKAAIRPGMPRFCGGLAGYFGYDTVRHIEKRLANSTPKDDLGLPDIQLLVTEELAVIDNLSGKLYLIVYADPTQSEAYSKARQRLKDLRAMLRRAVDAPVTSASVRTDTVRDFDKADYIRAVEQAKEYIMAGDLMQVQVGQRLKKSYVDSPLSLYRALRSLNPSPYMYFYNFGDMQIVGASPEILVRNEQTNDSKRKVTIRPLAGTRPRGATPDKDAQLAKELLADPKEIAEHVMLIDLARNDIGRIAETGSVQVTDKLVIEKYSHVQHIVSNVEGILKPDLSNLDVLKATFPAGTLSGAPKVRAMEIIDELEPTKRGIYGGACGYLSFGGEMDLAIAIRTGVIKDGTLYVQAAAGVVADSIPEMEWQETENKARAVLRAAEQVQDGLDGEL, from the coding sequence ATGACTGAACTCGAATTCAAATCGCTGGCCACGCAAGGCTACAACCGTATTCCGCTGATTGCCGAAGCTTTTGCGGACCTCGAAACTCCCCTGACCCTGTACCTGAAACTGGCGCAGCCTCAGAATGCCGGCCGCAATACCTTCCTGCTCGAATCGGTTGTCGGCGGCGAGCGGTTCGGACGCTATTCCTTCATCGGTCTGCCCGCATCCACATTGATGCGCAGCTATGGCACCAGGACGGAAGTGGTCAAGGATGGCAAGGTCATCGAAACCCACGAAGGCAATCCGCTCGAATTCATTACCGAGTTCCAGGCGCGCTACAAGGCTGCGATCCGTCCCGGCATGCCGCGCTTTTGTGGCGGCCTCGCTGGTTACTTCGGTTACGACACCGTACGCCATATCGAAAAGCGGCTCGCCAATTCGACGCCCAAAGACGACCTCGGGCTGCCGGACATCCAGTTGCTTGTCACGGAAGAACTGGCCGTCATCGACAACCTGTCGGGCAAACTCTACCTGATCGTGTATGCCGATCCGACCCAATCGGAAGCCTATTCGAAGGCGCGCCAGCGACTGAAGGATTTGCGCGCAATGCTGCGCCGCGCGGTCGATGCGCCGGTAACCTCTGCATCGGTGCGCACCGATACCGTGCGCGACTTCGACAAGGCCGATTACATCCGCGCAGTCGAACAGGCCAAGGAATACATCATGGCCGGCGATTTGATGCAGGTGCAGGTCGGTCAAAGACTCAAGAAATCCTACGTCGATTCGCCGCTATCGCTGTATCGCGCACTGCGTTCGCTGAATCCTTCGCCGTATATGTATTTCTACAATTTCGGCGACATGCAGATTGTCGGCGCGTCGCCGGAAATTCTGGTGCGTAACGAACAGACCAATGACAGCAAGCGCAAGGTGACGATACGCCCGCTCGCAGGCACCCGCCCGCGCGGCGCGACACCGGACAAGGATGCCCAGCTTGCCAAGGAATTGCTGGCCGACCCGAAAGAGATCGCCGAGCATGTCATGCTGATCGATCTCGCACGTAACGATATCGGCCGGATTGCCGAGACCGGCAGCGTGCAGGTGACCGACAAGCTGGTGATCGAAAAGTATTCGCATGTGCAGCACATCGTGTCGAATGTCGAAGGTATCCTGAAGCCCGACTTGTCCAATCTCGACGTGCTCAAGGCCACCTTCCCCGCCGGCACACTGTCCGGTGCGCCGAAGGTGCGCGCGATGGAAATCATCGATGAACTCGAGCCAACCAAGCGCGGCATCTACGGCGGCGCCTGCGGCTATCTGTCCTTTGGCGGAGAAATGGACTTGGCGATCGCGATTCGCACCGGTGTCATCAAGGACGGTACCCTGTATGTGCAAGCTGCTGCCGGCGTGGTCGCCGACTCGATTCCCGAGATGGAATGGCAGGAAACCGAAAACAAGGCGCGCGCCGTATTGCGCGCGGCCGAGCAGGTACAAGACGGACTGGATGGGGAGCTCTGA
- a CDS encoding phosphoglycolate phosphatase codes for MNAPERLSWHGIRAAIIDLDGTMIHTAPDFHVAVNRMRADLALGPLHIDTITHFVGKGTENLMRRVLAVDYGPEDVELHFPVALASYQRHYLSINGDYSTLYPGVREGLQALQAKGLRLACVTNKPIAFALPLLDKTGLRPFFEIVYGGDSLPRKKPDPLPLLTVCRDFSLAPGQVVAIGDSSNDAEAARAAGCRVLNVPYGYNHGESIHHVDSDGIVPTLLDAAQLISA; via the coding sequence ATGAACGCACCGGAAAGGCTGTCCTGGCACGGCATTCGCGCCGCCATCATCGACCTCGACGGCACGATGATCCATACCGCGCCGGACTTTCATGTGGCGGTCAATCGCATGCGGGCCGATCTCGCGCTCGGTCCGCTCCACATCGACACGATCACGCATTTCGTCGGCAAAGGAACGGAAAACCTGATGCGGCGCGTGCTGGCTGTCGACTACGGACCAGAGGATGTAGAGCTGCATTTTCCGGTCGCGCTGGCATCGTATCAAAGGCATTATCTGTCTATCAACGGCGACTATTCGACCCTTTACCCGGGCGTGCGCGAAGGCTTGCAAGCGCTCCAGGCAAAAGGTTTGCGATTGGCATGCGTGACCAACAAGCCCATTGCTTTCGCCCTGCCATTGCTGGACAAAACAGGTTTGCGCCCGTTCTTTGAAATCGTCTATGGCGGGGATTCTCTGCCTCGCAAAAAACCGGATCCCCTTCCCTTGCTTACCGTATGCAGGGACTTCTCGCTGGCGCCCGGACAGGTGGTGGCGATCGGCGACTCGTCCAATGACGCGGAAGCGGCGCGCGCTGCCGGATGTCGGGTACTGAACGTGCCTTACGGGTACAACCATGGCGAATCTATACATCACGTCGATTCCGATGGTATAGTTCCAACGCTGCTGGACGCAGCACAACTTATTTCTGCATAA
- a CDS encoding hemerythrin family protein: MDYLHHDLFEALEQLSAVEDSEFVSEYARIVHRLERVFRAEEDWMDETNCVAALAHQEQHARALSVLHQAHARIMAGDITFGRDLVMNALPQWLAFHSATMDLALSLSIQEKNKKEAASQQ; encoded by the coding sequence ATGGATTATTTGCATCACGATCTCTTTGAAGCCCTGGAACAGTTGAGCGCTGTAGAAGATAGCGAGTTTGTCAGTGAATACGCTCGGATTGTCCATCGACTTGAGCGTGTTTTTAGGGCGGAAGAAGATTGGATGGATGAAACAAATTGCGTCGCAGCGCTTGCGCATCAGGAACAGCATGCACGAGCGCTAAGCGTTTTGCATCAGGCTCATGCACGTATTATGGCGGGCGACATCACATTTGGCCGCGATCTCGTTATGAACGCCTTACCGCAGTGGCTGGCTTTTCATAGCGCAACCATGGACTTGGCTCTTTCTTTGTCAATTCAAGAAAAGAACAAGAAGGAAGCGGCTAGCCAACAATAA
- a CDS encoding NAD(P)-dependent oxidoreductase: protein MSSSAPAQNIAVLGIGLMGKPMATRLLQAGLSVTVWNRTRAKAAPLATLNAHIADTPADAVRDAHVVITMLEAGAIVRDVIAQAEAALRPGTLVIDMSSTRQSEAQEFHARLAARNVNFMDAPVSGGVLGAEAGTLAIMAGGSESDFTRAEPILKLLGRPTRVGPAGCGQIAKLCNQLIVGGTLGIVAEALMLAQAGGADPAAVRTAIRGGFAESRILDVHGQRMLERNFLPGGQVKSQTKDLENVLIAAASGGVRLPLAELLTELYRTILDVVPNADQSAALIALERMNPGKRVGDGPDQLP from the coding sequence GTGAGCAGTTCCGCGCCCGCACAAAACATCGCCGTTCTCGGCATAGGCTTGATGGGCAAACCTATGGCCACACGCCTGCTGCAGGCAGGCCTTTCCGTCACCGTATGGAATCGCACAAGGGCAAAGGCCGCGCCTTTGGCTACCCTCAATGCCCATATCGCAGATACCCCCGCGGACGCCGTCCGTGACGCACACGTCGTCATCACGATGCTGGAGGCTGGGGCCATCGTGCGTGACGTCATAGCGCAAGCGGAAGCGGCGCTGCGACCGGGCACCCTTGTTATCGACATGAGTTCTACCCGGCAATCCGAAGCGCAGGAATTCCACGCAAGGCTGGCCGCACGTAATGTCAATTTCATGGATGCGCCGGTCTCAGGCGGCGTTCTTGGTGCCGAAGCCGGTACCTTGGCCATCATGGCCGGTGGCAGTGAAAGCGATTTCACCCGGGCCGAGCCCATCCTCAAACTTCTTGGCCGCCCCACGCGCGTAGGGCCTGCAGGCTGCGGGCAGATTGCCAAGCTTTGTAATCAACTGATTGTCGGCGGTACGCTGGGCATCGTGGCCGAAGCACTCATGCTGGCGCAGGCAGGCGGAGCCGATCCGGCGGCGGTAAGAACCGCGATCCGCGGCGGGTTTGCGGAAAGCCGTATTCTCGATGTGCATGGACAGCGCATGCTGGAACGTAATTTCTTGCCCGGTGGGCAGGTAAAGAGCCAGACCAAAGACTTGGAAAACGTCTTGATCGCCGCCGCTTCCGGCGGCGTGCGCCTACCACTGGCGGAACTGCTTACCGAGTTGTATCGCACGATTCTCGATGTCGTACCAAACGCCGATCAGTCGGCAGCCCTGATTGCGCTGGAACGCATGAATCCGGGCAAGCGGGTTGGCGACGGGCCGGATCAACTACCCTGA
- a CDS encoding murein transglycosylase A, whose amino-acid sequence MSVIRPSLLASAIAVALAISACTTVPPQQTAKPPVVTQPATPPKQVDAPKEVLRPTTFAAVPGWDKDKLREAWPAFMASCDVLIKRADWKEPCTIARDVNAASEPAIRTFFEAFFVPYQAFNADGTDSGLVTGYYEPMLRGARKRGGPFQTPLHRSPDDMLTIDMSGVYPELKGMRLRGRVVGNKVVPYLSRGEMLQSGTLNGKELLWVDDPIEAFFLQVQGSGRVQLADSKEIVRVAYADQNGHPYKSIGRYLVDKGELTLDQASAQSIKAWYAANPARQQELLNANPSYVFFNEEKLLDAAKGPKGALGVPLTPQRSIAVDPQIVPLGAPVFLSTTQPSTDISMQRLTIAQDTGGAIKGNVRADFFWGFGTEAGNKAGKMKQRGAMWVLLPKLARPLAAK is encoded by the coding sequence ATGTCAGTCATACGCCCAAGTTTACTCGCATCTGCCATCGCAGTTGCTCTTGCAATATCCGCATGTACTACTGTACCCCCGCAGCAGACTGCAAAACCGCCGGTGGTAACGCAGCCGGCAACACCTCCCAAACAGGTAGACGCGCCCAAAGAAGTTTTGCGTCCGACAACGTTTGCGGCCGTGCCGGGCTGGGACAAGGACAAGTTACGCGAGGCTTGGCCAGCGTTCATGGCTTCATGCGATGTGCTGATAAAGCGCGCTGACTGGAAGGAGCCTTGCACGATCGCGCGCGATGTGAATGCTGCAAGCGAGCCGGCGATCCGCACATTCTTTGAAGCCTTCTTCGTTCCTTATCAGGCCTTCAACGCGGATGGCACCGATAGTGGCCTGGTAACCGGCTATTACGAGCCAATGTTGCGCGGTGCCCGCAAGCGCGGCGGCCCTTTTCAGACGCCGTTGCATCGTAGTCCGGATGATATGTTGACAATCGACATGAGTGGTGTGTATCCGGAACTCAAAGGGATGCGCTTGCGTGGACGCGTCGTTGGCAACAAAGTCGTTCCCTATTTGTCGCGCGGTGAAATGCTTCAGTCCGGCACGTTGAACGGTAAGGAATTATTGTGGGTCGATGATCCGATCGAGGCTTTTTTTCTTCAAGTGCAAGGTTCGGGGCGTGTTCAGCTCGCCGATAGCAAGGAAATCGTGCGTGTCGCTTATGCCGACCAGAATGGACATCCTTACAAATCGATAGGACGCTATCTCGTCGACAAGGGCGAGTTGACCCTGGATCAAGCCTCAGCACAAAGCATTAAAGCTTGGTACGCCGCCAATCCTGCGCGCCAACAGGAGCTGTTGAACGCAAATCCAAGTTATGTTTTCTTTAACGAAGAAAAGTTGCTTGACGCGGCGAAAGGTCCGAAGGGTGCACTAGGTGTCCCGCTAACGCCACAACGTTCGATTGCTGTCGATCCGCAAATTGTTCCGCTTGGTGCCCCAGTATTTCTTTCCACGACACAACCAAGCACCGATATTTCCATGCAGCGGCTGACAATTGCACAGGACACCGGCGGAGCTATCAAAGGAAACGTGCGTGCCGATTTTTTCTGGGGATTCGGTACTGAAGCTGGGAACAAGGCCGGCAAAATGAAACAGCGGGGAGCGATGTGGGTGTTGTTGCCGAAATTGGCGAGGCCGCTCGCAGCGAAATAA
- a CDS encoding anthranilate synthase component II, which translates to MLLMIDNYDSFTFNLVQYFGELGEDVRTFRNDEITLDQIAAMKPDRICISPGPCTPNEAGVSVAVLKEFAGKLPILGVCLGHQGIGAAFGGKVIRAKQVMHGKTSVIHHTGVGVFKDLPNPYTVIRYHSLAIERESLPDCLEVTAWTDDGEIMGVRHKEFDIEGVQFHPESILSEHGHALLKNFLTR; encoded by the coding sequence ATGCTGCTGATGATCGATAACTACGACTCCTTCACCTTCAATCTGGTCCAGTACTTCGGCGAGCTTGGTGAAGACGTGCGCACTTTCCGCAACGATGAGATCACGCTGGATCAGATCGCAGCCATGAAGCCGGACCGTATCTGCATTTCTCCTGGCCCTTGCACGCCGAACGAAGCGGGAGTATCGGTAGCGGTCTTGAAGGAATTCGCGGGCAAGCTGCCTATCCTCGGCGTATGCCTGGGGCATCAGGGAATCGGCGCGGCCTTTGGCGGCAAGGTGATCCGCGCGAAACAAGTCATGCATGGCAAGACTTCGGTGATTCATCATACCGGCGTCGGCGTATTCAAGGATTTGCCCAATCCGTACACGGTGATCCGCTACCACTCGCTTGCGATCGAACGCGAATCGCTGCCCGACTGCCTCGAAGTCACCGCGTGGACCGACGATGGCGAGATCATGGGTGTGCGGCACAAGGAATTCGACATCGAAGGCGTGCAGTTTCATCCGGAATCCATTCTGTCCGAGCACGGTCATGCGTTGCTGAAGAACTTCCTGACCAGATAA
- the rpe gene encoding ribulose-phosphate 3-epimerase, with protein sequence MANYRIAPSILSADFARLGEEVRNVVTAGADIIHFDVMDNHYVPNLTIGPLVCEAIRPHVQVPIDVHLMVKPVDRIIPDFAKAGANIITFHPEASVHIDRSLQLIRDHGCKAGLVFNPATPLHYLDHVMDRLDMILIMSVNPGFGGQSFIPEALSKIAAVRRRIDDSGRDIMLEVDGGIKIENIAEAARAGADTFVAGSAIFGKPDYKTVIDAMRGQLAQV encoded by the coding sequence ATGGCCAACTATCGCATCGCCCCCAGTATCCTGTCCGCCGATTTTGCCCGTCTGGGCGAAGAAGTCCGTAACGTCGTTACAGCTGGTGCCGACATCATTCATTTCGATGTAATGGACAACCATTACGTACCCAATCTGACAATCGGCCCACTGGTTTGCGAAGCGATCCGACCGCATGTCCAGGTGCCGATCGACGTGCATCTGATGGTCAAGCCGGTTGACCGCATCATTCCCGATTTTGCCAAAGCGGGCGCGAATATCATCACCTTCCATCCGGAAGCATCCGTGCACATCGACCGTTCATTGCAACTGATTCGCGATCATGGCTGCAAGGCCGGCCTGGTCTTCAATCCTGCAACACCGCTGCATTACCTCGACCACGTCATGGACAGGCTGGACATGATTCTCATCATGTCGGTCAATCCCGGATTCGGTGGCCAGTCATTCATTCCGGAAGCACTGTCAAAGATTGCTGCGGTTCGGCGACGCATCGATGACTCCGGCCGGGACATCATGCTCGAAGTGGATGGCGGGATCAAGATCGAGAATATTGCCGAGGCAGCGCGCGCCGGCGCGGACACCTTCGTGGCGGGTTCGGCAATCTTCGGCAAGCCGGATTACAAGACCGTGATCGACGCGATGCGTGGTCAGCTGGCGCAAGTATGA